From one Luteolibacter sp. SL250 genomic stretch:
- a CDS encoding FAD-dependent oxidoreductase, whose translation MKHSMDRMKRTVLAVAGIAAGLLASARADEPVKADVVVYAGTPAGITAAIAAAREGRTVSLVELNNRVGGMISGGLTNTDIGKRWTVGGLSEEFLTRVVGYYAEKYGPDSEQYKACKNGRKYEPHVAELIFERMLAEQPKIKVWKGHRYHSVTLDGARIVSLTAEDPVAKKQLTFKGDVFIDASYTGDVMAGALVPYRVGREGRAEFGEPLAGVTKGPESVIGTGDHRTQAYNYRVSITGTTANRVLFPKPGNYDPEPWRAKFQDKILSGKITKFLDLYISKAGANDKRDSNWNDLVGGNEGYAEGDWETRAKIEAKHRDYYLSMLYYLQNDPALPESFRKDAMNWGLPKDEFQDTGHFPFQLYIRESRRMLGKYILREQDLTENRQKADGICAGNYGIDCHGVQFTMVNGKRIIERTRHRSVEPYDIPYSSIVPIEPGNLIVPVCLSSTHVAYCSLRMEPVFMMIGHAAGKVAHLALAGKTSVQDVDVAKLRELLLKEGAVLDAAAPGKSEEMKKKAKPGDDEESEETEMEDEAPAKTPAKQSKETKEEKKPAKAKKEAPAADTVVEDPALPRVLIIGDSISIGYTPGVRELLKGKANVLRIPGNGSSTSHGLANLGKWLGDAKWDVIHFNFGLHDAKLPPEGIRHSEPEQYEKNLRELVKQLQATGAKLIFATTTPVPDGGNLAPDRRFAEVKAYNEAALRVMKENNVTINDLNTAMQPHAAEYLRPKDVHYTKEGSAFLADRVAAAIGGKLKQP comes from the coding sequence ATGAAACATTCCATGGATCGAATGAAACGGACGGTGCTGGCTGTCGCCGGCATCGCGGCCGGACTGCTGGCCTCCGCGCGTGCGGACGAGCCGGTCAAAGCGGACGTCGTCGTCTATGCCGGGACACCGGCGGGCATCACCGCCGCCATCGCCGCCGCCCGGGAGGGCCGGACGGTTTCCCTGGTGGAGCTGAACAACCGCGTGGGCGGCATGATCAGCGGCGGCCTCACCAACACCGACATCGGCAAGCGCTGGACCGTCGGCGGCTTGTCGGAGGAGTTCCTCACCCGCGTGGTCGGCTACTACGCGGAGAAATACGGCCCGGATTCCGAGCAATACAAGGCCTGCAAGAACGGTCGGAAATATGAACCCCACGTCGCGGAACTGATCTTCGAGCGGATGCTCGCGGAGCAACCGAAGATCAAGGTCTGGAAAGGGCACCGCTACCACTCGGTGACCCTGGACGGAGCGAGAATCGTTTCCCTGACAGCGGAGGATCCGGTGGCGAAGAAGCAGCTCACCTTCAAGGGGGATGTCTTCATCGACGCGAGCTACACCGGCGATGTGATGGCGGGCGCGCTGGTACCCTACCGTGTCGGCCGCGAGGGCCGCGCGGAGTTCGGTGAGCCGCTTGCCGGTGTGACGAAGGGACCTGAGTCCGTCATCGGCACCGGCGACCACCGCACGCAGGCCTACAACTACCGGGTCTCCATCACCGGCACCACGGCGAACCGTGTCCTGTTCCCGAAGCCGGGCAACTATGACCCGGAGCCATGGCGGGCGAAGTTCCAGGACAAGATCCTCAGCGGTAAGATCACGAAATTCCTCGATCTCTACATCAGCAAGGCGGGTGCGAACGACAAGCGCGACTCCAATTGGAACGACCTCGTCGGTGGCAATGAAGGCTATGCGGAGGGGGATTGGGAAACGCGCGCGAAGATCGAGGCGAAGCACCGGGACTACTACCTGAGCATGCTCTACTACCTCCAGAATGATCCCGCTCTGCCGGAGAGCTTCCGCAAGGACGCGATGAACTGGGGTCTGCCGAAGGATGAGTTCCAGGACACCGGGCATTTCCCGTTCCAGCTCTACATCCGCGAATCACGCCGCATGCTCGGCAAATACATCCTCCGCGAGCAGGACCTCACGGAGAACCGCCAGAAGGCGGATGGCATCTGCGCCGGGAACTACGGCATCGACTGCCACGGGGTGCAGTTCACCATGGTGAATGGAAAGCGCATCATCGAGCGCACTCGGCACCGCTCTGTCGAGCCGTATGACATCCCGTATTCCAGCATCGTCCCCATCGAGCCGGGCAACCTCATCGTTCCGGTGTGCCTTTCCTCGACCCACGTCGCCTACTGCTCGCTGCGGATGGAGCCCGTGTTCATGATGATCGGTCATGCGGCGGGGAAAGTCGCGCACCTTGCGCTTGCTGGCAAAACTTCCGTCCAGGATGTGGATGTCGCGAAGCTCCGTGAGCTGCTTCTGAAGGAAGGCGCCGTGCTCGACGCCGCCGCTCCCGGAAAGTCCGAGGAGATGAAAAAAAAGGCGAAGCCCGGTGACGACGAGGAGTCGGAGGAAACGGAGATGGAAGATGAAGCTCCTGCCAAGACACCGGCCAAACAATCCAAGGAAACGAAGGAGGAAAAGAAGCCTGCCAAGGCGAAGAAGGAAGCCCCGGCCGCGGACACGGTGGTGGAAGATCCGGCTCTGCCGCGTGTGCTCATCATCGGTGACTCCATTTCCATCGGCTACACGCCCGGCGTCCGGGAGTTGCTGAAGGGAAAGGCGAATGTCCTCCGCATCCCCGGCAACGGCAGCTCCACCAGCCATGGCCTGGCGAACCTCGGCAAGTGGCTTGGCGATGCGAAGTGGGATGTCATCCACTTCAACTTCGGTCTGCATGATGCGAAGCTGCCGCCGGAGGGCATCCGCCATTCCGAGCCGGAGCAGTATGAAAAGAACCTCCGCGAACTGGTGAAGCAACTACAGGCGACGGGAGCGAAGCTCATCTTCGCCACCACCACTCCGGTCCCGGATGGCGGGAATCTCGCGCCGGACCGCCGCTTCGCGGAGGTGAAGGCCTACAACGAGGCCGCCTTGCGGGTGATGAAGGAGAACAACGTCACCATCAACGACCTGAACACCGCCATGCAGCCGCACGCTGCGGAGTATCTCAGGCCCAAGGACGTCCACTACACCAAGGAAGGCTCCGCGTTCCTCGCGGATCGTGTGGCCGCCGCCATCGGAGGAAAACTCAAGCAACCCTGA
- a CDS encoding FAD-dependent oxidoreductase produces MCPAQTDLLVYGGTPAGVSAAVSAARQGRSVVLVEPLYYVGGMMSGGLTKTDIGDRATIGGVSKEFFDRVLKHYQKAYGPESEQVKTSKEGAFFEPKVAGEIFRTMLDEAGVKVLLKHDLVSASINGGAVSSVVLKTGDATSTHEAKVFIDATYEGDLLAAAGVPYRVGREARSEFGESLAGMTEGPEEYLGMGDHRVQSYNMRSTLTNRADILVPVPKPDEYMPDAHRGFIDAVNRNGYKTFEELFHDVPLWGGVNGKFDPNKADAVGMNLGYVEADPEGRRRIVKRLQDYWLSLWYMLQNDPDLPEEFRASAKKWGLPKDEFVESGHVSPQPYVRVGRRMMGRYFLTQNDVMDDRYKEDAICLGSYNIDSHEIQRMLTDKGWAKEGFIIEKIDPYEIPYRSITPYAPKNLLVTCAVSASHIAYGTLRMEPVFMMIGQAAGEAADLSLKHKKPVQQIPVPELQKRLSDVGIALKAPFRPKVDLVIKTQPPYQPGQVIEFEAKVARSRGAVKDFQWNFDGSGEVQGREATATFRFPVSKKYHLTLTATDADGLKSLPVTTVIQVGENQETDPEVYFTEAKVIGRWNRAATGLVGYRFRTPYHDMNAGKGEKSVVFETSVPEDGVYRVAIAYPHDANRSPNVPVTIDSADGTKEIILNQKKKASDLAFAPVGEFRFTKGKPARVTISNKGTTGFVAADAVRWVRVGP; encoded by the coding sequence ATGTGTCCGGCGCAGACGGATCTCCTCGTCTATGGCGGCACCCCCGCCGGGGTTTCCGCCGCGGTGTCCGCAGCCCGCCAGGGCCGCAGCGTCGTGCTTGTCGAGCCACTCTACTACGTCGGCGGCATGATGTCCGGCGGCCTCACCAAGACGGATATCGGGGACCGTGCCACCATCGGTGGCGTGTCGAAGGAGTTCTTCGACCGCGTGCTGAAGCACTACCAGAAAGCTTATGGTCCGGAGTCAGAGCAGGTGAAAACCAGCAAGGAGGGCGCTTTCTTCGAGCCGAAGGTCGCCGGTGAAATCTTCCGCACCATGCTGGATGAGGCCGGGGTCAAGGTGCTGCTGAAGCATGACCTGGTGTCCGCATCGATCAATGGCGGAGCCGTTTCCTCCGTAGTTCTGAAAACCGGAGACGCCACCTCCACCCATGAGGCGAAGGTTTTCATCGACGCCACCTACGAAGGGGATCTCCTCGCCGCGGCGGGTGTCCCGTATCGCGTGGGGCGGGAGGCCAGGTCGGAGTTCGGCGAATCCCTCGCGGGCATGACCGAGGGTCCGGAAGAGTATCTCGGAATGGGTGACCACCGGGTGCAGTCCTACAACATGCGTTCCACCCTGACAAACCGGGCGGACATCCTGGTGCCCGTCCCGAAGCCGGATGAATACATGCCGGATGCCCACCGTGGGTTCATCGATGCGGTGAACCGCAACGGCTACAAGACCTTCGAGGAGCTGTTCCATGATGTGCCTCTGTGGGGCGGGGTGAACGGAAAGTTCGACCCCAACAAGGCGGACGCCGTCGGCATGAACCTCGGCTACGTGGAGGCGGATCCGGAGGGACGCCGCCGCATCGTGAAGCGTCTCCAGGACTATTGGCTGAGCCTGTGGTACATGCTCCAGAACGATCCGGATCTGCCGGAAGAGTTCCGCGCCAGCGCGAAAAAGTGGGGCCTGCCGAAGGATGAGTTCGTGGAAAGTGGTCATGTCAGTCCACAGCCGTACGTGCGGGTTGGACGGCGGATGATGGGGCGATATTTCCTCACCCAGAACGACGTGATGGACGACCGCTACAAGGAGGATGCCATATGCCTGGGCAGCTACAACATCGACTCCCATGAGATCCAGCGGATGCTGACGGACAAGGGATGGGCGAAGGAAGGCTTCATCATCGAGAAGATTGATCCCTATGAGATTCCCTACCGCTCCATCACCCCCTATGCTCCGAAGAACCTGCTGGTGACCTGCGCGGTGAGCGCTTCGCACATCGCCTACGGCACCCTGCGGATGGAGCCGGTCTTCATGATGATCGGCCAGGCGGCGGGGGAGGCGGCGGACCTTTCGCTGAAGCACAAGAAGCCCGTCCAACAGATCCCGGTGCCGGAACTGCAGAAGCGGCTGTCCGATGTGGGCATCGCGCTGAAGGCGCCCTTCCGTCCGAAGGTGGATCTGGTCATCAAGACCCAGCCTCCCTACCAGCCCGGCCAGGTGATCGAGTTCGAGGCGAAAGTCGCCCGCTCCCGTGGTGCGGTGAAGGATTTCCAGTGGAACTTCGACGGCAGCGGCGAGGTACAGGGCCGGGAAGCCACGGCGACGTTCCGTTTCCCCGTATCGAAGAAGTATCACCTCACGCTCACCGCCACGGATGCGGATGGACTGAAATCCCTCCCTGTCACCACCGTGATCCAGGTCGGCGAAAACCAGGAGACGGATCCGGAAGTCTATTTCACCGAGGCGAAGGTGATCGGTCGCTGGAACCGCGCCGCGACGGGATTGGTCGGCTACCGCTTCCGCACTCCCTACCATGACATGAATGCGGGCAAGGGGGAGAAATCCGTCGTCTTCGAAACTTCGGTGCCGGAGGATGGCGTGTATCGGGTGGCCATCGCCTATCCGCATGACGCGAACCGCTCGCCGAACGTGCCGGTCACCATCGACTCCGCGGACGGGACGAAGGAGATCATCCTCAACCAGAAGAAAAAGGCATCCGACCTCGCGTTCGCGCCTGTCGGGGAATTCCGGTTCACGAAGGGCAAGCCCGCCCGCGTGACCATCAGCAACAAGGGCACCACCGGTTTTGTCGCCGCGGACGCGGTCCGCTGGGTGCGCGTCGGCCCATAA